The Equus caballus isolate H_3958 breed thoroughbred chromosome 12, TB-T2T, whole genome shotgun sequence genome contains a region encoding:
- the SCT gene encoding secretin isoform X2: MVPQALLLLLLLSGSAARPAPPRARRHSDGTFTSELSRLRESARLQRLLQGLVGKRSEQDPENSTTWTTTTEGHLCLPQRDSPTLQAWMPPRAPLDQAWSPQLPVGWRPGAMVSEPAIPAAERTQMRP; this comes from the exons ATGGTTCCCCAGGccctactgctgctgctgctgctcagtGGCTCCGCCGCGCGCCCCGCGCCACCCAG GGCCCGGCGACACTCGGACGGGACGTTCACGAGCGAGCTCAGCCGCCTGCGGGAGAGCGCGCGGCTGCAGCGGCTGCTCCAGGGCCTCGTGGGGAAGCGCAG cgagCAGGACCCAGAGAACAGCACCACCTGGACGACGACAACGGAGGGCCACCTCTGCCTGCCCCAGCGGGACTCGCCCACCCTGCAGGCCTG GATGCCCCCCAGGGCCCCCCTGGATCAGGCCTGGTCTCCCCAGCTGCCTGTCGGCTGGAGGCCTGGGGCCATGGTTTCAGAGCCAGCCATCCCTGCTGCTGAGAGGACCCAGATGAGGCCCTGA